Below is a genomic region from Campylobacter showae CSUNSWCD.
GCCTTGATACCTGTTTGAAGCGGCTCATGAACGCTTTTTCTAGCCATAATACCTTTTGCTTTTTCCTCGACAAATCTAGTTTCGCTAGCCTCGATAGGACCTTTAGCATCTATCGGCTCGCCGAGCGAGTTTACGACGCGACCTATTAGCGCATCGCCTACTGGAACGCGCAAAAGTTTAGCTAGGCGTTTTACGCTAGAACCCTCTCTTATGCCGTCCGTTTTACCCAAAATAACGATACCGACACTACTTTCCTCAAGGTTTAGAGCCATGCCTTTTTCACCGTTTTCAAACTCGACCATCTCGCCGGCCATAACGTTTTTTAGACCGTAAACGTTAGCAACGCCGTCGGCTACGGATATAACTTTGCCCGTCTCATTTACATCGACATTAAGGCTGAAATTTTCAATCCTTTCCTTGATGATGGCGCTGATTTCATCTGCTTTTATTTTTGCACTCACGCTTTTTCTCCTTTATATTGCTTTTAATATGTATTCGCTCATTTGGGCTTTTAGCCTATCTACCGAAAAACTAGCCTCCACACCCAAATCGTCTAGCTCGATCTTAATGCCGTTATAGTCGCTTTTTACCGGCTCTAAAATGATTTTTGCGTTAAATCTTTTAGAAAAGCTACTTTCAAGCTCTGAAATTTGAGCCTGACTGATCTGCGAGCCGCCGTAAATTTTGCCGTAAAAAACATTATCCATTTTTGACTTTTGCGCTAAAAGCTCCGAAACGATATTAGGCAAAATATCAAGTCTTTTATTTTCGCCAAGCAGTTTTATGAAATTTACAAATTTCTGATCCGCCTCGCCGACTAAAGATAGAACAAAATCCGCTTTTTGGCTATTTTTTAAATTTGGTGAAACGATGATGTTTTGAAATTTTTCATTTGCGAATGCGTTTGCGATCTCTTGTAGCTTGGCGGTAAAGTTATTAAACTCATCCTTGCTAAGGTCGCTAACTAGGGCTTTTACGTATTTTTTTGCGATAAGTTCTTTCATTAGCCGACCCTCTTAAGCATAATATTGATAAGCTCGCTTTGATCCATTTTTACACTGTCGCTTGCGAAAATTTCATTTAAAATTTCGCCCACAACGGACTTAACCATGCGTCTTTTTTCAAATTCTTTTTGATCCTGGAAGCTTTTTTCCAAATTTGCGACCTCTTGTCTTGTCTCTTCTTTGATGCGATCAGAGATTAAAACAGCCTCTTTTCTAGCGGTCTCTACCAGGCTAGCAGCGTTTGCCTTAGCCTCTTCTACACGTCTTAGAGCGTCGTCTTTTTTAGCCTTTGAGTCTTTTAGTTTTTGCTCGATATTATCAAGCCTCGCCGCGATACCGGCAATTCTTCCCTTGTAAGCATTTTTGATAGGGTTTGCTATAAAATAATACAAAATAGCGGCAAAAACGATAAAGTTTATAGTTCTAGGCACTATGTCGTATCCGCCGTCCGCCATCAAAACAAAAGGACATAATAAAAGTAAAATTTTGCTTTTCATATTAAATCCTTGCAAGTTTTGCTTTTAAAGCGGCTTGAAGTTCAGGCAATTTTTGTTGCAAGTCAGCTCTAAAATCGCTCTTTTGAGTGTTTAAATTTTGGATAAAAGCATCATAATCAGCCTCCAAAACTCCGCGTCTTTCGTTCACTATCTTAGCAGCAGCGTCTTTTGCCGCATTGATAGCTTCCTGCTTGATCTTGCTCGCTTCGCTCCTTGCGGTAGCTATGAGCTGTTCTATCTGCGCTTCGTACACGCCAAGATCGCTCGTATTTTTGCTAGCGCTCTCTTCGTCGTTTTTTATCGCATCGTTCCTAGCGTCTATAAATTTAAGTAGAGGCTTGTAAAGGATGGAATTTAAAACGGCGATAAGCCCTAGAAAAATAACTGCCGTCAGGACGACTAACGGCAAATTAATTTCCAACATCAAATCTCCTTAAAGTTTAATATTTTCTTAAGCATAATAAAATCGTGCTTATTTTACAAAAAAAAAGGATAAAATAAGCTAAATTTAAATAAATATTTTTATTTTATCTTGTTTATTAACCTATCGATATCCGCTATATCACCAAATTCAATAGTGATTTTGTTTCCTTTTATCTTAACCGGTACGTCAAATTTGGAAAAAATCTCTTTCAAATTTACAAGTCTTTCGAGATATCTTTCATCTAGCTTAAGCACAGTTTTAGACGGTAATTTATTTTTTAAATTTTTTACCAGATTTTCAGTCTCGCGTACGCTAAGGCGTTGTCCAATTATAGTATCGACTGCCGTTTTTTCATCGTTTGGCTCAAGACCTACAATGACTTTAGCATGCCCTTGCGTCAGTTTACCCTCTTTTATATACTCTTGGGTTGCAGAACTGAGACTCAAGAGCCGCATGGTATTTGTTATCTGAACCCTACTTTTATGAATAATGTTTGCGAGCCCATCCTGCGTAATTTTATATTCATCTATAAGTTCTTTATAGGAATTTGCGAGCTCAATAGGATTTAAGTCTTCTCTTTGGATGTTTTCTATGAGAGCTAGTTCGCGTAAACTTTGACTCTCGATGTCGGCGACTATGGCCTTTATCTTACTTTCGCCCAGTAGCTTAGTCGCGCGAAATCTCCTTTCGCCTGCGATCAGCATATATCCGCCGTCTTTTTCTATAACTATGATAGGCTGTATGAGACCGTGTCTTTTGATGCTTTCACTAAGCTCCCTTAGTGCCGTTTCGTCGAAATTTTTACGCGGCTGATACGGATTTTCAGTAATTAGTTCAAGGTCTATGTCTTTTATTATATCACTATTACCTTCACTTATTTCAGCCTTATACGCCAGCTCAACATCGCCCAAAATCGCCTCTAGTCCGCGCCCTAGTCCGCCTTTTTTAGCCATTAGTTATCCTAAAATACAACATGCTAAATTTTGATACGCTACTGAGCCAGGCGATTTTATGTCGTATAAAATCACCGGCTTACCAAAACTCGGACTTTCGGCGAGCTTCACGTTTCGCGGCACCACCACGAACTCATCACTTATATCCTTGTTTTTAAACAGTTTATCTTCAAAATGCTGCTTTAAATTTGCAACGGTTTCTTTTGCTAAGTTATTTTGCGAACTATACATAGTAGGCAAAAAGCCTTTTATAGTTAGTTTTTTATTAATCGTTTGTTTGATTATTTTTATGGTATTTAATATCTGCGCCAAGCCCTCTAATGCATAAAATTCGCACTGGATAGGGATTATCACGCTATCGCTAGCGCTTAGGGCATTTACTGTAATACTGCCAAGTGCCGGAGGACTATCGATTATAATAAAATCGTACTGCCCCTTAACTTCTTCAATCTTGGTCTTTAGTATCTTTTGATAGTCTTTACTCTGCTCGCTTAGCTCTTGCTCGATGCCTACAAGACCGATGTTTGAAGGAGCTAGAAAAAGCGTCGGGATTTCGGTTTTTAGGACGATTTGCGAGAGTTTTTTACGGCCTGTTAAAACGTGATAGATATTGTACTCGTAGTCGTTTCTGCTAAAGCCCATACCAGTAGTCGCATTAGCCTGCGGATCTATGTCGATGAGTAGAACTTTTTTTTCAGCTACCGCTAGCGATGCGGCCAAATTTACCGCGGTGGTCGTCTTTCCGACGCCGCCTTTTTGGTTTGCAATAGTTATAATTTCACACATGATAATATCCAAATTTTGTTTTTAATTGATTAATTTTACAAAAAACTTACTTTGGCCAAGTTTAGTTTCGGCTTTAAAATTTCTGAAAGAATTTAGTAGCGCGTCCCTGCCGATATTTCGCAAAAATATTAAATTTTACGTCAAATTTAAGCATATTTATCTAAGAGAAAAAACTCTTCGTCCCTCTATGTCTAAAGAGCCGTCAGGCAGGAGTTTTGCGTATTTAAGCGACATCTCTTCGCCATCAAAGTGCGTGATAAATTCTCTTGATTTTTTAAATTCGCTCTCAAATTTTTTAAAAATTTCAGCCCAAGACGGAGCTGCTTGTAGCCTTTTGCAAAACTCCCCGACCGCAGCGCTAGGACTTACCTCTATATCTAAAATTCCAGCATTTTCTGGCGCATTTTTTAGATTTATACCCATGCCGCAAACGTAAACTTCGCCGACTCTCGTCGTCAAGGTTCCGCCGATTTTTTTGTCGCCGACATAAAAATCATTAGGCCATTTTAGCCAGATTTGCGAGCCGCGAGCCGCGAGCACTTCGCGCATTATCATCGAAAAGTAAATCGATGCCGATTCGCCTTTTAGGTCGGCGGGCAGCGCCGTCTCGCTCATGCAAAATGAAAAAAACAGATTGCCCTCCAGCCCGCTCCACGTGTTGTTTCTGCTGCCGATGCCCTGCGTCTGCTCTTTTGCCACGAGCGCAAAAGGCGGCTGTATTTCGCCGTTTCGCAGTCCTTCGACCAGAACTTTTTGCGTAGAGGGGACGCTATCTGCGAACTCTATTCTCAAATTTAGTTCCTTTTGAGTTTACGTTAAATTTATACGACAGACGCTTGATTTAATTCAAATTTACGACGCTATATCGCCGACGCCAAGCCGTTTGCCGTTTAGATACGCGCTAGCGTCCACCGGCTTTTTGCCCGGCTCTTGCACCTTCGCGATCTTAACCGTACCCTTGCCGCACGCGACGTAAAAGCCGAGCTTGTCGACGCTTAAAATTTCGCCTGCACGTTCAAATTTACGCGCGCTAGATTCGCGCAAAAGCTCTAGTTCCAAAATTTTGAGTCCGCTAGCTAGATAAATCCCCGGCCAAGGCGTCAGCGCTCTAAATTTATTATAAATTTGCTCCGCACTCTGTTCAAAGCCAAAAAGTCCGTCGGATTTTACTATTTTTTTGCAGTGCGTGGCCTGCGCGTCGTCCTGCTTTAGCGGCTTTAAATTTGCAAAATTTAGCAACACTCGCACTATCAGCTCGCCCGCCAGATCCCCCAGCTCGTCAAATAGTTGCGCTGCCGTTTTATCCTCGCAAGGCGTGTAATCAAAATCAAGCATATCGCCCGTGTCAAGCCCCGCGTCCATCAGCATCGCCGTCACGCCAGTCTGCTTCTCGCCGGCCAAAATCGCGCTTTGAATGGGGCTTGCGCCGCGGTATTTGGGCAGGATCGAGGCGTGCAGGTTTATGCAAGGCGCGATATCAAGGACGGCTTGCGGCAAAATTTTACCGTACGCCGCAACCACGATAAAATCAGGCTTTAGCTCTTTTATCTGAGCCGCGATCGCCTCATCTTTTAAGCTAACGGGCTGAAAGATTGGTGCAGCTGGAAGGTGCTGCTGCGCATAAATTTTAACTTCGCTCGGAGTTAAAATTTGCTTCCTGCCCACAGGCTTGTCGGGCTGCGTAAATACGGCCGCGATCTCAAATTTCGCCTCCGCAAGCGCGCGTAAAATTTTAGCCGCGTATTCGGGCGTACCCATAAAAACTATGCTAGATTTTTTCTCGCTCATAGCTCAAAGCTCCTTTTTAAGTAGTTCAAGCAGGTTGAATTTTAGCTCGTTTATATTTTGCCCAGTCGCCGAAGATATCGGTATTACAAAAAACGGCTTGGCGGCGTTAAATTCATAAATGTCTTGCTTAAATTTCATCTCGCCAGCCGTGCCAGAAAGCCCCAAATGCGATAAAAACGCGTCAAATTTTTCCTGCAAATTTTCTGCCGCGTCCGCGCGGGTTAGAGCGATCGCGTAGTCTCTTTGTGCAAGCTCGCCGGAAAATTTCGCCGTCTCGGCCCTCAGCGCGTCAAACTGCTCCTCGAGACTACGGTAGTTCGCAAGATCGAGCATAAAAAGCAAAATTTTCGTGCGCTCGACGTGTTTTAAAAACTGCACGCCAAGACCGCGCCCCTCGCTTGCGCCCTCGATAATGCCCGGAATATCGGCTATGACAAAGCCGCTGTATTCATCGACCTCGACGAGGCCGAGTTTTGGCGTGAGAGTGGTAAACTCGTAGTTTGCGATCTGAGGCTTGGCATTTGAGACGGTCGAGATAAGCGTGCTTTTACCAACATTTGGAAAGCCTACGAGTCCCACGTCGGCGATGAGCTTAAGCTCCAGTCGCACCTCGCGCGTCTCGCCTTCGAGGCCTTTTTGCGCGTATTCTGGGGCTTGATTGATCGAGCTTTTAAAATGTACGTTGCCAAGCCCGCCCTTGCCGCCTTTTAAAAATAGCTCGCGCTGCCCCTCGCTCGTTAAATCGCAGAGTAACTCGCCCGTCTCGGCGTCCAGCACCGCGGTACCGGGAGGCACGATGAGCTCTAGGTGCTCGCCTCTTTTGCCGTGCATTCTGCGCCCCGTGCCCGCCTCGCCGTTTTGCGCGCGCATGGCCTTTTTGCCTTTATAAGCCGCTAGCGTGTGTGTGTTGTTATCAGCGACGAAATACACATCCCCGCCGTCGCCGCCGTCGCCGCCATCCGGTCCGCCTAGAATCACGTGCTTTTCGCGGCGAAAGCTCACCGAGCCGGCCCCGCCGTGACCCGAGCTTAGAGTTAAATTTACGCTATCTATAAACATTTTTTGCCTTAGTTTTTAAATTTTATTCTATTATTTTTAGTTTGTTATTTTGCGAAATTTTCGGATTATATCGGTTTATTGATTAAAATTTGATTTGCCGAAAAGTTCAAACGATTTGCCAAGCATCGTTATTAGCACAATACAAATGGTCAAATTTTAAAATTTGACGAACGATGTGAGGATCATTTTTGTTATATAAAAGCTTTTTTGGATTTTAAAAATTTGGATGATTTTAAAAGAAAAAGGGGCTTTCGCCCCAAGGATTACGCAGCAGGATAAACTGAAACTTTTTTTCTATTTTTATCTAGTCTTTCGAATTTAACGAAACCGTCGATTAGAGCGAAAATCGTGTGATCTTTGCCTAGACCGACGTTGCTGCCCGCGTGAGTAGCGGTGCCGCGCTGGCGGATGATGATGTTGCCCGCACGAACGAATTCGCCGCCGAATTTTTTAACGCCTAAGCGTCGTCCGATACTATCTCGGTTATTCTGGGTTGAGCCTTGACCTTTTTTGTGTGCCATTTCTTATCTCCTTAAGCTGCGATACTTACGACTTTTACGCGTGTAAACTGTCTTCTAAAGCCGCGTTTTAGTTTTGAGTCTTTACGTCTGCGTTTTTTGTAGATAACTACTTTTTTGTCTTTGCCTTCATTAATGACCTCAAGAACAACTTTTGCACCCTTAACAAATGGCGCACCTACCTTTACTTCGCCGTCGTTTACAGCTAGAACTTCTGTAATTTCAACAGTTGATTTAGCTTCAGCGCTAAAGTGATCTAGCTTAAGGAACTCGCCCTCGCTAACACGATATTGCTTACCGCCATGCTTAAATATAGCGTATTTTGACATACTCTACCTTTCTAAATTTGGTAAGACCAAAAAGCGCTTTTGGATTTCAAAAGACTTGGGGAGCTTTGTTGGTTGTAAGAGACGGATAATACCCAAAAATTTATAAATTTAAGTTGAATGAGGCGGAAATTTATCCGCCTTTTTGTTTAGTTTAGTAGTCGAGTTCCGGTTTTGGGGTCTTTTCGGTAGATGCAGGAAATGACGGATATTCGACTTTAGGCATTTTGCCTGTTAATGAATTTAAAAACGTCACTATATCGGCAGCTTCTTTATCATTTATCTCGATACCTAACTGTACGCTACCCATCATCTTGACGGCATCTTTTAGCGACCAAACCGCACCGTTGTGGAAATATGGAGCCGTTAGCTCGATATTGCGCAGTGTAGGAGCTTTTACTAGGCCATTTGCGTCGCCTTTAAAGTCGCCCAAATTTGCAAATTCGTATTTGCCCGCAACCTCAAACGGCTGCAAAGTACCGCCCAAATTTATACCGTTGTGACATGTGGCGCAGCCTTTGTCGATGAAGGTTTTTAGGCCTTTTTTCTCAGCACCGCTTAGTGCAGCCTCGTCGCCTTCTAAAAATTTATCGAATCTAGACGGAGTTACGAGCGTTCTTTCAAAGATACCTATGGCCGTCGTTACTAACTCAAAGCTCACATCGCTATTAAACGCAGCTTTAAACTCGCTCACATAGGCAGGGATAGATTTTAGCCTCTGCTCGACTAACTCTGGGGTAGATGCCATCTCCGGCATTGCAGTCATCGGGCCGGCAGCCTGAGCGGCTAGGTGAGCGGCGCGTCCGTCCCAGAACTGCACCGAGTTAAATACCGAGTTATAAACAGTCGGAGCATTTACGTGATGAGGTTTGGAGTCCATTTGTGGCCGGTAGATGCAGGTACGCCGTCTGCTCCGCCTAGGCCTAAGTTGTGACAGGTGTTGCAGCTAATGATGCCGGATTTTGATAATCTCGGATCAAAATAAAGCCTCTTGCCAAGCTCATACGCAGCCATAGTGGTTGGGTACTTCTCAGCATCCGGAGAAGCTTCGTTTATCGCCTTGATTAGCGCTTTTGGATCGCTAGGGATAGCGACTAGACCCGTATCTAGTGCGTCTTGGATCAAATTTTGAGCGCTTAGCGCAGTTGCCAGCACCGCTGAACCTAGTAAAACGGACTTGATTTTCATTAAATGCTCCTTTGAAAATAAAATTAGAATGTGATTGTAATGTTTTTTAGGTTAAATACAAATAAATTTTATTGTTTATTAGAAATTATTTTTAAGTATTTATAATTATTTAAGATAAAATATATCTTATTTATTATTATTAGATAGTATAAATTATTAAATTTCCTTATCAAATTTACGGCAGTATTCCTGTTTTACGAGTACTTCGTTTTAGGTATAATCGCCCGAATTTAACATTTTTGAAGCAAAAACTAAGAAAAATAAGAAGCCTATATAAAAAATCAAATAGACACTCAAAAGCCCTTCGCGGATAAAAGAAGCAACTTATGCCGTAGAGGCGCGTAAGCCCGGCAAGCTCATCCATGTCGTCGTTTTTTAAGCAGTTTCGAGAAAAATTCAAATTTAAAGTCGTAAAGCCTATAAACAAGCGAATGAATAACTTTTTAAAAACTCATTCTCGTCAGTATTTGCATGCTTTTACGCTAAATTTTCAGCCTCTTTAAAAACTAGCTCGACCTCTTTTATTATTTTAAGCTCATTGTGATATCGTCTGCTAAATTTCTTATCATAGAGGTATGATCTAGGAAAAATGTTTTATCGTTTGGCAAATGCGGCTGATCTATGAGTGTTTTGGCTGCTGGTGCGCTTAATATCACATTTATCAGTTCAAACTCAGGCGGCAAAGTAAAATAGAGTTTTGGCTTTGGAATTTCATTTTGAAAGAGCCTTTGTGCGTAAAATTTACTGAAATTTTCGTTTTTTGGTAGCTTTATCTTTTTAAAGAGCTCAAATGGCAAAAAGTAACGCGCTAGTGCGTGAAGTCCGTGTGCGAAGATGTAGAGGCGCTTTTCAAATTTAGGCGCCTCCGTCCTGCCAAAAGTGGAGCAAAATTTCTGCAAATGTTCGCTCATGGCAGCCGTATCTTTTTCATGCAAGGCTAGTACAAATTTAACTGCCTCTCTTTCGTTTGCTGGCTTTTTGGACTCTGCAAAAGTGCGTGCTTTTTCTAGGGCAGGGGCAAGTAAATTTTCATCTTGCCAAAGCATCGCTGTGAGCAGATCGTGCATGACGCATATAAATTTATAGCCGTTTTTGCTAGGCGGCAGGCCTTTTGGAAAGATCCTTGCCATACTATCTGTGTCGCCGCAAGCGATAGCAAAAAACGCTGGTATGAGCTTTTCGCACTGGTCATATCCGCCGCTGCAGCCCGGGAGTAAATTTAGCTTAGCGTATTGAAAAATGAGATCATTTAGCGCCTCGGCGTCGCCCTCAGCTAGGCATTTTTCAAGGCAAAAGTCATAGCGCCTAGCTCTTGAAAAAGAGAGCGATCGTATGAGCTCACATAAAAAGTCGTATTCGTTTAAATTTTTCTCTTTTATCTCGGTGTAAATGCTTGCATACTCGTCTAAAAGTAGCTCTTCATCGCTTTTTGGTGGTTTTTTAGCTTTAAAAATGTTAAATAATCCATCTAAAAATGACATTTTGCGTCTCCTTATTTTTGCTAATTTTAGCCAAAAATGCCTTATTTTTTTCACGTGCAAAAGGCGACTTTGGCGGATAGTTTAACCTTGTTTTGGCTATAATCGCCCAAATTTAAGCAAGCTCAGGAAAAAGATGGCAGGCGAAGATCAGGAAAAAACCGAAGAACCCACCTCCAAAAAGATCGAAGACGCGCGCAAGGACGGCAACGTCCCCAAAAGCCAAGACCTCGCGGGCTTCGTCACGCTCGCGGTCGCGATCTTCGTCGTTGTGGCGCTTCTTGGCTTCATTGGCGATCAGTTTTTCACGCTGTATAACTACTATCAGAGCCTAATCGGCCAGGAGTTTACGCGCAAGCTGCTCTTTAGCGTCGCGATTACGACGATATTTCGCACGCTGCTCATCATCCTACCCATCGCCGTTTGCATCGCAATCGCGGGCGTCGTCGCCAACCTCATGCAGTTTGGATTTATATTTACGACCAAGCCTTTGGAGCCAAATTTAAACAAAATCAACCCGATAAAAGGGCTCAAAAATCTCTTTTCACTCAAAAAACTGATAGATGGCATCAAAATGGTGCTCAAGGTCACGGCGGTTTTCACGGTCGGATTTTTGATGTTTTTAAGCTTTATCAAAGAGCTACCGCATACGCTCTTTTTCTCGATGGCGGCGCAGCTAGCGTGGCTAAAAGAAAAAATGCTGATTCTAGCCGCCGTGATGCTCATCGTGATGTTTATCATCGGGCTTCTTGACGTACTGATCGTGCGTTTTCAGTATTTTCGCGACCTAAGAATGAGCAAGCAGGAGATCAAGGACGAATACAAGCAGATGGAGGGCGACCCGCAGGTCAAAGGTCGCATCCGTCAGCTGCAAATGCGAGCCGCGCGCAACAGAATGATGCAAAATATCCCGCAAGCAGACGTCATCATCACAAACCCGACCCACTACGCCGTCGCCCTTCGCTACGACAAAACAAAGGAAAAAGCGCCCGTGATCCTAGCTAAGGGCGTGGATTTTCTAGCGCTTCGCATCAAGCAAATCGGAGTAGAAAACAACGTCAAAATCGTCGAAAATCCGCCGCTAGCGCGCGAACTATACAAGATGTGCGAGGTGAACGATATGATACCTGCGGAGCTCTTTCGCGCCGTCGCCGAGGTGCTAAGCTTCGTCTATATGAGCGACAAACAAAAATTCGGCGATAGACTGAAGTGAAATTTAAATTTGACTTTTTGGCTGTAAATTTGAAGTTAAATTTGAGATCAAATTTGCGCCGCTCAAATTTGGATAAATTTTAGCATTTTACCTGCCGAGACCCGAATCTTGAAAATGTCAAAATTTACTTTGGTAAAATTTAAATAAAAATTTTAAAAATTTGCTTTCAAGCCCGCGACGCTTTGCCTGCAAGGCAAAGCAGTGTCGCCACCTTAAAAGCGTCGTAGGGGATGGGGGATTGTCAAGGGGGAAGGGAGCGACTTCGCAATTCAAGCCCCTTC
It encodes:
- a CDS encoding F0F1 ATP synthase subunit delta, coding for MKELIAKKYVKALVSDLSKDEFNNFTAKLQEIANAFANEKFQNIIVSPNLKNSQKADFVLSLVGEADQKFVNFIKLLGENKRLDILPNIVSELLAQKSKMDNVFYGKIYGGSQISQAQISELESSFSKRFNAKIILEPVKSDYNGIKIELDDLGVEASFSVDRLKAQMSEYILKAI
- a CDS encoding F0F1 ATP synthase subunit B → MKSKILLLLCPFVLMADGGYDIVPRTINFIVFAAILYYFIANPIKNAYKGRIAGIAARLDNIEQKLKDSKAKKDDALRRVEEAKANAASLVETARKEAVLISDRIKEETRQEVANLEKSFQDQKEFEKRRMVKSVVGEILNEIFASDSVKMDQSELINIMLKRVG
- a CDS encoding FoF1 ATP synthase subunit B' → MLEINLPLVVLTAVIFLGLIAVLNSILYKPLLKFIDARNDAIKNDEESASKNTSDLGVYEAQIEQLIATARSEASKIKQEAINAAKDAAAKIVNERRGVLEADYDAFIQNLNTQKSDFRADLQQKLPELQAALKAKLARI
- a CDS encoding ParB/RepB/Spo0J family partition protein, which gives rise to MAKKGGLGRGLEAILGDVELAYKAEISEGNSDIIKDIDLELITENPYQPRKNFDETALRELSESIKRHGLIQPIIVIEKDGGYMLIAGERRFRATKLLGESKIKAIVADIESQSLRELALIENIQREDLNPIELANSYKELIDEYKITQDGLANIIHKSRVQITNTMRLLSLSSATQEYIKEGKLTQGHAKVIVGLEPNDEKTAVDTIIGQRLSVRETENLVKNLKNKLPSKTVLKLDERYLERLVNLKEIFSKFDVPVKIKGNKITIEFGDIADIDRLINKIK
- a CDS encoding ParA family protein; translation: MCEIITIANQKGGVGKTTTAVNLAASLAVAEKKVLLIDIDPQANATTGMGFSRNDYEYNIYHVLTGRKKLSQIVLKTEIPTLFLAPSNIGLVGIEQELSEQSKDYQKILKTKIEEVKGQYDFIIIDSPPALGSITVNALSASDSVIIPIQCEFYALEGLAQILNTIKIIKQTINKKLTIKGFLPTMYSSQNNLAKETVANLKQHFEDKLFKNKDISDEFVVVPRNVKLAESPSFGKPVILYDIKSPGSVAYQNLACCILG
- a CDS encoding biotin--[acetyl-CoA-carboxylase] ligase; amino-acid sequence: MRIEFADSVPSTQKVLVEGLRNGEIQPPFALVAKEQTQGIGSRNNTWSGLEGNLFFSFCMSETALPADLKGESASIYFSMIMREVLAARGSQIWLKWPNDFYVGDKKIGGTLTTRVGEVYVCGMGINLKNAPENAGILDIEVSPSAAVGEFCKRLQAAPSWAEIFKKFESEFKKSREFITHFDGEEMSLKYAKLLPDGSLDIEGRRVFSLR
- the fmt gene encoding methionyl-tRNA formyltransferase → MSEKKSSIVFMGTPEYAAKILRALAEAKFEIAAVFTQPDKPVGRKQILTPSEVKIYAQQHLPAAPIFQPVSLKDEAIAAQIKELKPDFIVVAAYGKILPQAVLDIAPCINLHASILPKYRGASPIQSAILAGEKQTGVTAMLMDAGLDTGDMLDFDYTPCEDKTAAQLFDELGDLAGELIVRVLLNFANLKPLKQDDAQATHCKKIVKSDGLFGFEQSAEQIYNKFRALTPWPGIYLASGLKILELELLRESSARKFERAGEILSVDKLGFYVACGKGTVKIAKVQEPGKKPVDASAYLNGKRLGVGDIAS
- the obgE gene encoding GTPase ObgE translates to MFIDSVNLTLSSGHGGAGSVSFRREKHVILGGPDGGDGGDGGDVYFVADNNTHTLAAYKGKKAMRAQNGEAGTGRRMHGKRGEHLELIVPPGTAVLDAETGELLCDLTSEGQRELFLKGGKGGLGNVHFKSSINQAPEYAQKGLEGETREVRLELKLIADVGLVGFPNVGKSTLISTVSNAKPQIANYEFTTLTPKLGLVEVDEYSGFVIADIPGIIEGASEGRGLGVQFLKHVERTKILLFMLDLANYRSLEEQFDALRAETAKFSGELAQRDYAIALTRADAAENLQEKFDAFLSHLGLSGTAGEMKFKQDIYEFNAAKPFFVIPISSATGQNINELKFNLLELLKKEL
- the rpmA gene encoding 50S ribosomal protein L27 — encoded protein: MAHKKGQGSTQNNRDSIGRRLGVKKFGGEFVRAGNIIIRQRGTATHAGSNVGLGKDHTIFALIDGFVKFERLDKNRKKVSVYPAA
- the rplU gene encoding 50S ribosomal protein L21, whose amino-acid sequence is MSKYAIFKHGGKQYRVSEGEFLKLDHFSAEAKSTVEITEVLAVNDGEVKVGAPFVKGAKVVLEVINEGKDKKVVIYKKRRRKDSKLKRGFRRQFTRVKVVSIAA
- the flhB gene encoding flagellar biosynthesis protein FlhB, which produces MAGEDQEKTEEPTSKKIEDARKDGNVPKSQDLAGFVTLAVAIFVVVALLGFIGDQFFTLYNYYQSLIGQEFTRKLLFSVAITTIFRTLLIILPIAVCIAIAGVVANLMQFGFIFTTKPLEPNLNKINPIKGLKNLFSLKKLIDGIKMVLKVTAVFTVGFLMFLSFIKELPHTLFFSMAAQLAWLKEKMLILAAVMLIVMFIIGLLDVLIVRFQYFRDLRMSKQEIKDEYKQMEGDPQVKGRIRQLQMRAARNRMMQNIPQADVIITNPTHYAVALRYDKTKEKAPVILAKGVDFLALRIKQIGVENNVKIVENPPLARELYKMCEVNDMIPAELFRAVAEVLSFVYMSDKQKFGDRLK